From Paraburkholderia flava, a single genomic window includes:
- the gcvT gene encoding glycine cleavage system aminomethyltransferase GcvT — protein sequence MTELKHTPLHATHCALNARMVDFGGWDMPVNYGSQIDEHRAVRTDAGMFDVSHMCVVDVTGPKARDFFQFALANNVGKLQTAGRALYSCMLNPEGGVIDDLIVYFFADDTFRVVVNAGTADKDIAWFKQLDAQQGYGLSIVPRRDLAIVAVQGPNARDKVWQVAPSTRSATELLKPFNAAKVDTTPFGELMIARTGYTGEDGFEIVLPAAAVCEFWDALQRQGVRPCGLGARDTLRLEAGMNLYGQDMDDSVSPLDAGLAWTVDLSQPRDFVGRPVLEANGSRSTFVGLILQKENGKAGGVLRAHQKVVTPHGDGEITSGTFSPTMQESIAFARVPKGVQPGDTVHVQIRDKALPASVVKLPFVRNGKVLAA from the coding sequence ATGACCGAACTCAAACACACCCCGCTTCACGCCACGCACTGTGCGCTCAACGCGCGCATGGTCGACTTCGGCGGCTGGGACATGCCCGTCAATTACGGCTCGCAGATCGACGAACACCGCGCGGTGCGTACCGACGCCGGGATGTTCGACGTGTCCCACATGTGCGTCGTCGACGTGACCGGCCCGAAGGCCCGCGATTTCTTCCAGTTCGCGCTCGCGAACAACGTCGGCAAGCTGCAGACAGCCGGCCGTGCGCTCTACTCCTGCATGTTGAACCCCGAAGGCGGCGTGATCGACGATCTGATCGTCTACTTCTTCGCCGACGACACCTTCCGCGTCGTCGTCAACGCCGGCACCGCCGACAAAGACATCGCGTGGTTCAAACAGCTCGACGCGCAGCAAGGCTACGGCCTGTCGATCGTCCCGCGCCGCGACCTCGCGATCGTCGCGGTGCAAGGCCCGAACGCGCGCGACAAGGTCTGGCAGGTCGCGCCGTCCACGCGCAGCGCGACCGAACTGCTGAAGCCGTTCAACGCCGCGAAGGTCGACACCACGCCGTTCGGCGAATTGATGATCGCGCGCACCGGCTACACCGGCGAAGACGGCTTCGAAATCGTGCTGCCGGCTGCCGCCGTCTGCGAGTTCTGGGACGCGCTGCAACGCCAGGGCGTGCGCCCGTGCGGCCTCGGCGCACGCGACACGCTGCGCCTCGAAGCGGGCATGAATCTCTACGGTCAGGACATGGACGACAGCGTCTCGCCGCTCGACGCCGGCCTCGCATGGACCGTCGATCTGTCGCAGCCGCGCGACTTCGTCGGCCGGCCGGTGCTCGAGGCGAATGGCTCGCGGAGCACGTTCGTCGGGCTGATCCTGCAGAAGGAAAACGGCAAGGCGGGCGGCGTGCTGCGCGCGCACCAGAAGGTCGTCACGCCGCACGGCGACGGTGAGATCACAAGCGGCACGTTCTCGCCGACGATGCAGGAATCGATCGCCTTCGCGCGCGTGCCGAAAGGCGTGCAGCCGGGCGATACCGTTCATGTGCAGATACGCGACAAGGCGTTACCCGCAAGCGTGGTAAAACTGCCATTCGTGCGCAACGGCAAAGTGCTGGCCGCCTGA
- a CDS encoding L-serine ammonia-lyase, with protein sequence MAVSVFDLFKIGIGPSSSHTVGPMRAALMFAQGLERDGLLASTASVKVDLYGSLGATGKGHGTDRGVMLGLLGDAPDTVNPETIAERLEAVRTSRTLALLGTHPIPFVQKEHISFYRQALAEHPNGLILRAFDAQGAVLRESTYLSVGGGFVVTAGAPNTKVLSAADQLPYPFRSGNDLLEMCASSGKSIAQLMWDNERAWHTEEETRVGLLRIWDVMQSCVARGCGIGNPAAEGTLPGPFQVKRRAPQLYRTLSGNPERALQDPLSMVDWINLYAIAVNEENAAGGRVVTAPTNGAAGIIPAVLHYYTRFMPGSNEQGVIDFLMTAAAIGILYKLNASISGAEVGCQGEVGVACSMAAAALAAVMGGTPAQVENAAEIGMEHNLGLTCDPVGGMVQIPCIERNAMASVKAVNAARMALRGDGSHYVSLDSVIKTMRETGADMKTKYKETSRGGLAVNIVEC encoded by the coding sequence ATGGCCGTCAGCGTGTTCGACCTCTTCAAGATCGGCATCGGTCCGTCCAGTTCGCATACGGTCGGTCCGATGCGCGCGGCGCTGATGTTCGCGCAGGGCCTCGAACGCGATGGATTGCTCGCGTCGACTGCTTCGGTGAAAGTGGATCTGTACGGCTCGCTCGGCGCGACCGGCAAGGGTCACGGCACCGATCGCGGTGTGATGCTCGGCCTGCTCGGCGACGCACCCGACACCGTGAACCCGGAAACCATCGCCGAACGGCTCGAAGCGGTCCGCACGTCGCGCACGCTCGCGCTGCTCGGCACGCATCCGATTCCGTTCGTGCAGAAGGAACACATCTCGTTCTACCGGCAGGCGCTCGCCGAACATCCGAACGGCCTGATCTTGCGCGCGTTCGACGCGCAGGGTGCGGTGCTGCGCGAGTCGACGTATCTGTCGGTTGGTGGTGGTTTTGTCGTGACGGCCGGTGCGCCGAATACGAAAGTGCTGTCCGCCGCCGATCAACTGCCGTATCCGTTTCGCAGCGGCAACGATCTGCTGGAGATGTGCGCGTCGAGCGGCAAGTCGATCGCGCAGCTGATGTGGGACAACGAGCGCGCGTGGCACACCGAGGAAGAAACGCGCGTCGGCCTGCTGCGCATCTGGGACGTGATGCAGTCGTGCGTCGCGCGCGGTTGCGGGATCGGCAATCCGGCCGCCGAAGGCACGCTGCCCGGACCGTTCCAGGTGAAGCGCCGCGCGCCGCAGTTGTATCGCACGCTGTCGGGGAATCCGGAGCGCGCGTTGCAGGATCCGCTGTCGATGGTCGACTGGATCAACCTGTATGCGATCGCGGTCAACGAGGAGAACGCGGCCGGCGGACGAGTCGTCACCGCGCCGACCAACGGCGCGGCCGGCATCATTCCGGCGGTGCTGCACTACTACACGCGCTTCATGCCAGGCTCGAACGAGCAAGGCGTGATCGACTTCCTGATGACCGCCGCCGCGATCGGCATCCTGTACAAGCTGAACGCGTCGATCTCCGGTGCCGAAGTGGGTTGTCAGGGCGAAGTGGGCGTCGCGTGTTCGATGGCGGCAGCCGCGCTCGCGGCCGTGATGGGCGGCACGCCCGCGCAGGTCGAGAATGCCGCCGAGATCGGCATGGAACACAACCTCGGCCTGACCTGCGATCCGGTCGGCGGGATGGTGCAGATTCCGTGCATCGAACGCAACGCGATGGCGTCGGTGAAGGCTGTGAACGCGGCGCGGATGGCGCTGCGCGGCGACGGCAGCCACTACGTGTCGCTCGATTCGGTCATCAAGACGATGCGCGAAACCGGCGCCGATATGAAGACGAAGTACAAGGAGACGTCGCGCGGCGGGCTCGCGGTGAATATCGTCGAGTGTTGA
- a CDS encoding UvrD-helicase domain-containing protein, which translates to MSAGLNSAQSEAVRYLDGPCLVLAGAGSGKTRVITQKIAHLIEAKGFEPRHIAAVTFTNKAAAEMRERVGKLLEGKTLTTPGKEGRKVPVNQLTVCTFHSLGVQILRQEAEHVGLKPQFSIMDSDDCFGMVQEQIGSTDKGFIRKVQSIISLWKNGLIMPDEAMTIAANEDEHQAAIVYRNYVATLHAYQAVDFDDLIRLPAELFASNEQVRDRWQNKLRYLLIDEYQDTNACQYELLKQLAGPRAAFTAVGDDDQAIYGWRGATLENLAQLGKDFSKLHVVKLEQNYRSTVRILTAANNVIANNPKLFEKKLWSEHGMGDTITVTPCNDEEHEAESVVFRLSAHKFERRAQFRDYAILYRGNFQARIFEQVLRRERIPYVLSGGQSFFDKAEIKDICAYLRLIANADDDPAFIRAITTPRRGVGNTTLEALGSFAGQAKVSLFEAVYMGGIEARLSPRQIEPLRAFCDFMQRLTERADKDAATTVLDDMMEAIHYEGYLYDAFDERQAQSKWQNVLEFLEWLKRKGTKPEKELTGDSDDDGEPTGYDNADGLGDTGKNLLGLIQTVALMSMLEGKDEDPDAVRLSTVHASKGLEYPHVFLVGVEEGIMPHRGGSDDAPVDDARIEEERRLMYVAITRAQRSLHLNWCKKRKRARETVVCEPSRFIPEMELDEAPPPTADEAPMSPKDRLASLKALLQKPG; encoded by the coding sequence ATGTCCGCAGGCCTGAACTCCGCTCAAAGCGAAGCGGTGCGTTATCTCGACGGTCCCTGTCTCGTGCTCGCAGGTGCCGGCAGTGGCAAGACGCGTGTGATCACGCAGAAGATCGCGCATCTGATCGAGGCCAAGGGCTTCGAGCCGCGCCACATCGCCGCCGTCACGTTCACGAACAAGGCCGCGGCCGAAATGCGCGAACGCGTCGGCAAGCTGCTCGAAGGCAAGACGCTGACGACGCCCGGCAAGGAAGGCCGCAAGGTGCCGGTCAATCAGCTGACCGTGTGTACGTTCCATTCGCTCGGCGTGCAGATCCTGCGTCAGGAAGCGGAGCACGTCGGGCTGAAGCCGCAGTTCTCGATCATGGATTCCGACGACTGCTTCGGCATGGTCCAGGAGCAGATCGGTTCGACCGACAAGGGTTTCATCCGCAAGGTCCAGTCGATCATCTCGCTGTGGAAAAACGGCCTCATCATGCCCGACGAGGCGATGACGATCGCCGCGAACGAAGACGAGCATCAGGCCGCGATCGTCTACCGCAATTACGTCGCGACGCTGCACGCGTATCAAGCCGTCGATTTCGACGATCTGATCCGCCTGCCCGCCGAACTCTTCGCGAGCAACGAACAGGTGCGCGACCGCTGGCAGAACAAGCTGCGCTATCTGCTGATCGACGAGTACCAGGACACCAACGCGTGCCAGTACGAATTGCTGAAGCAGCTGGCCGGTCCGCGCGCCGCGTTCACGGCGGTCGGCGACGACGATCAGGCGATCTACGGCTGGCGCGGCGCGACGCTCGAAAATCTTGCGCAGCTCGGCAAGGATTTTTCGAAGCTGCACGTGGTCAAGCTTGAACAGAACTACCGGTCCACCGTGCGCATCCTGACGGCCGCGAACAACGTGATCGCGAACAACCCGAAGCTGTTCGAGAAGAAGCTGTGGTCCGAACACGGGATGGGCGACACGATCACCGTCACGCCGTGCAACGATGAAGAGCACGAAGCGGAATCGGTGGTGTTTCGACTGTCCGCGCATAAGTTCGAGCGGCGCGCGCAGTTCCGCGATTACGCGATCCTGTATCGCGGCAATTTTCAGGCGCGCATCTTCGAACAGGTGCTGCGGCGCGAACGGATTCCGTATGTGCTGTCGGGTGGCCAGTCGTTCTTCGACAAGGCCGAGATCAAGGATATCTGCGCATATCTGCGGCTGATCGCGAACGCCGACGACGATCCTGCGTTCATCCGTGCGATCACGACGCCGCGTCGCGGGGTCGGCAACACGACACTCGAAGCGCTGGGCTCGTTTGCGGGGCAGGCGAAGGTGTCGCTGTTCGAGGCCGTATACATGGGCGGCATCGAGGCACGTCTGTCGCCGCGTCAGATCGAACCGCTGCGCGCGTTCTGCGATTTCATGCAGCGCCTCACCGAGCGCGCGGACAAAGATGCCGCGACCACCGTGCTCGACGACATGATGGAAGCGATCCACTACGAAGGCTATCTGTACGACGCATTCGACGAGCGCCAGGCGCAGTCGAAATGGCAGAACGTGCTGGAGTTTCTCGAGTGGTTGAAGCGCAAGGGTACGAAGCCGGAAAAAGAACTGACCGGCGATTCTGACGACGACGGCGAGCCGACTGGCTACGACAACGCGGACGGGTTGGGCGACACCGGCAAGAACCTGCTCGGCCTGATCCAGACGGTCGCGCTGATGTCGATGCTCGAAGGCAAGGACGAAGACCCGGATGCGGTGCGACTGTCGACCGTGCATGCATCGAAGGGACTCGAATATCCGCACGTGTTCCTGGTCGGCGTAGAGGAAGGGATCATGCCGCATCGCGGCGGTTCCGACGACGCACCGGTCGACGATGCGCGCATCGAGGAAGAGCGCCGCCTGATGTACGTCGCGATCACGCGTGCGCAGCGCAGTCTGCATCTGAACTGGTGCAAGAAGCGCAAGCGCGCGCGGGAAACGGTCGTGTGCGAACCGTCGCGCTTTATCCCGGAGATGGAACTCGACGAAGCGCCGCCGCCGACGGCGGATGAGGCGCCGATGTCGCCGAAAGATCGGCTGGCGAGTTTGAAGGCGTTGTTGCAGAAGCCGGGTTGA
- the gcvP gene encoding aminomethyl-transferring glycine dehydrogenase, whose protein sequence is MKLEHPDHLNRTPLSLAALEVHDAFAERHIGPDGADQQAMLDALGFASRAALIDAVIPPTIRRSETLPLGPFAQPKSEAEALASLRELADKNQVFRTYIGQGYYNAHTPAVILRNVLENPAWYTAYTPYQPEISQGRLEALLNFQQMIVDLTGLAISNASLLDEATAAAEAMTLLQRTGKPKSNVFYVADDVLPQTIEVVKTRAKPVGIEVKVGPAADAAHANAFGVLLQYPGVNGDVRDYRALADAIHAAGGHVVVAADLLALTVLTPPGEWGADVAVGNSQRFGVPVGFGGPHAAYLAVRDEFKRQMPGRLVGVTVDAQGNPALRLALQTREQHIRREKATSNVCTAQALLAIMASMYAVYHGPRGLKTIALRVNRIAALLAAGAKQLGYTAVNDTFFDTVTFETGARTQALHDAAVAKRINLRRVSATQVGVSIDETTTRGDLADLLAVFAQAASSADVPQIDALDAALTKADSASFPAALERTSAYLTHHVFNRHHSETEMLRYLRSLSDKDLALDRSMIPLGSCTMKLNATSEMLPVTWPEFGQIHPFAPAAQTVGYREMIDQLEQMLVAATGYAAVSLQPNAGSQGEYAGLLVIHAYHESRGEGHRDVCLIPASAHGTNPASAQMAGMQVVVVACDAQGNVDIEDLKAKAAQHKDKLAAIMITYPSTHGVFEQNVREICEIVHAHGGQVYVDGANMNAMVGLTAPGQFGGDVSHLNLHKTFCIPHGGGGPGVGPVAVGAHLAKFLPNQTSSGYERAPEGIGAVSSAPYGSASILPISWMYIAMMGAKNLTAATETAILNANYVAKKLAPHYPVLYSGPGGLVAHECILDLRPIKDASGISVDDVAKRLMDYGFHAPTMSFPVPGTLMVEPTESESKEELDRFVEAMIAIRDEIRAVEEGRADREDNPLKHAPHTAAVVIADDWKHVYAREAAAYPLPSLIAKKYWPPVGRADNAYGDRNLFCSCVPIADYS, encoded by the coding sequence ATGAAGCTCGAACACCCGGATCACCTGAACCGCACTCCTCTCTCGCTCGCCGCGCTCGAAGTGCACGACGCGTTCGCCGAACGGCACATCGGCCCGGACGGCGCCGACCAGCAGGCGATGCTCGACGCGCTCGGTTTCGCGTCGCGTGCCGCGCTGATCGACGCGGTGATTCCGCCGACGATCCGCCGCAGCGAAACGCTGCCGCTCGGTCCGTTCGCCCAGCCGAAGAGCGAAGCGGAAGCGCTCGCGTCGCTACGCGAGCTGGCGGATAAAAATCAGGTGTTCCGCACGTACATCGGCCAGGGCTATTACAACGCGCACACGCCGGCCGTGATCCTGCGCAACGTGCTCGAAAATCCGGCGTGGTACACCGCGTACACGCCGTATCAACCGGAAATCTCGCAGGGCCGGCTCGAGGCGCTGCTGAACTTCCAGCAGATGATCGTCGACCTGACGGGTCTCGCGATCTCGAATGCATCGCTGCTCGACGAAGCCACCGCCGCCGCCGAAGCGATGACGCTGCTGCAACGCACGGGCAAGCCGAAGTCGAACGTGTTCTACGTTGCCGACGACGTGCTGCCGCAAACCATCGAAGTGGTGAAGACGCGCGCGAAGCCGGTCGGCATCGAAGTAAAGGTCGGCCCCGCCGCCGACGCTGCGCACGCGAATGCATTCGGCGTGCTGCTGCAATACCCGGGCGTGAACGGCGACGTGCGCGACTATCGCGCGCTCGCCGATGCGATCCACGCAGCCGGCGGCCATGTGGTCGTCGCTGCCGATCTGCTCGCGCTGACCGTGCTGACGCCGCCGGGCGAATGGGGCGCGGACGTCGCGGTCGGTAACTCGCAACGCTTCGGCGTGCCGGTCGGCTTCGGCGGCCCGCATGCGGCGTACCTCGCGGTGCGCGACGAATTCAAGCGGCAGATGCCGGGCCGGCTCGTCGGCGTGACCGTCGATGCGCAAGGCAACCCGGCGCTGCGTCTCGCGCTGCAAACGCGCGAACAGCATATCCGCCGCGAAAAAGCGACGTCGAATGTCTGCACGGCGCAGGCGCTGCTCGCGATCATGGCGAGCATGTATGCGGTCTATCACGGCCCGCGCGGCCTGAAGACGATCGCGCTGCGTGTGAACCGGATCGCGGCGCTGCTCGCGGCCGGCGCCAAGCAGCTCGGCTACACCGCCGTCAACGACACGTTCTTCGATACCGTCACGTTCGAAACCGGCGCCCGCACGCAGGCGCTGCACGACGCAGCCGTCGCGAAGCGCATCAACCTGCGCCGCGTGAGCGCGACGCAGGTCGGCGTATCGATCGACGAAACCACCACGCGCGGCGACCTCGCCGATCTGCTCGCGGTGTTCGCGCAGGCGGCATCGTCGGCCGACGTGCCGCAGATCGATGCACTCGACGCAGCGCTGACGAAGGCAGACAGCGCATCGTTCCCGGCCGCGCTCGAACGCACCAGCGCATACCTGACGCATCACGTATTCAACCGTCACCATTCGGAAACGGAAATGCTGCGCTACCTGCGCAGCCTGTCGGATAAAGACCTCGCGCTCGACCGCTCGATGATCCCGCTCGGCTCGTGCACGATGAAGCTCAACGCGACGTCGGAAATGCTGCCGGTCACGTGGCCCGAGTTCGGCCAGATCCATCCGTTCGCGCCCGCTGCGCAGACGGTCGGCTACCGCGAAATGATCGACCAGCTCGAACAGATGCTGGTCGCCGCGACCGGCTATGCGGCCGTGTCGCTGCAACCGAATGCGGGCTCGCAGGGCGAGTACGCGGGTCTGCTGGTGATCCACGCGTATCACGAGTCGCGCGGCGAAGGTCATCGCGACGTGTGCCTGATCCCCGCATCCGCGCACGGCACGAATCCGGCGTCCGCGCAGATGGCCGGCATGCAGGTCGTCGTCGTCGCGTGCGATGCGCAGGGCAACGTCGATATCGAAGACCTGAAAGCGAAGGCCGCGCAGCACAAGGACAAGCTTGCCGCGATCATGATCACGTACCCGTCCACTCATGGCGTGTTCGAGCAGAACGTCCGCGAGATCTGCGAGATCGTGCACGCGCACGGCGGCCAGGTCTATGTGGACGGCGCGAACATGAACGCGATGGTCGGCCTCACGGCGCCGGGCCAGTTCGGCGGCGACGTGTCGCACCTGAACCTGCACAAGACGTTCTGCATTCCGCACGGCGGCGGCGGACCGGGCGTCGGTCCGGTCGCCGTCGGCGCGCATCTGGCGAAGTTCCTGCCGAACCAGACGTCGTCGGGTTACGAGCGCGCGCCGGAAGGCATCGGCGCGGTGTCGTCGGCGCCGTACGGCTCCGCATCGATCCTGCCGATCTCGTGGATGTACATCGCGATGATGGGCGCGAAGAACCTGACCGCCGCGACCGAAACCGCGATCCTCAACGCAAACTACGTCGCGAAGAAGCTCGCGCCGCACTACCCGGTGCTGTACTCGGGCCCCGGCGGACTCGTCGCGCACGAATGCATTCTCGATCTGCGGCCGATCAAGGACGCGAGCGGCATCTCCGTCGACGACGTCGCGAAGCGCCTGATGGACTACGGCTTCCACGCACCGACGATGAGCTTCCCGGTGCCGGGCACGCTGATGGTCGAGCCGACCGAATCGGAATCGAAGGAAGAACTCGACCGCTTCGTCGAAGCGATGATCGCGATCCGCGACGAGATCCGCGCCGTCGAGGAAGGCCGTGCGGACCGCGAAGACAATCCGCTGAAACACGCACCGCACACGGCGGCCGTCGTGATCGCCGACGACTGGAAGCACGTGTATGCGCGCGAAGCTGCGGCCTACCCGCTGCCGTCGTTGATCGCGAAGAAATACTGGCCACCGGTCGGTCGCGCGGACAACGCGTATGGCGACCGCAATCTGTTCTGCTCGTGCGTGCCGATCGCGGATTACTCGTAA
- a CDS encoding oxidoreductase: MTSPLKTGLMGYGFAGQTFHAPVIAHCGRASVAAIATGQPDRAHADFPDAQVVPDLDALLALDDIECIVLATPNDTHYDFARRTLEAGKHVVVDKPVTLTSDEARSLASLAQSKGLLFAPFHNRRWDGDFLTVRDLLASGQLGRVTHFESHFDRFRPYVRQRWREDATRGGGLLFDLGPHLIDQTLALFGSPATVSATVATRRDDGGAPDFVHLLLGYDGLDVVLHASALTALAPARFAIHGTRGSYVKHGLDTQEDQLKAGLRPGQAGFGGGNDAGRLRVLEGDQEVERDLPTRDGAYADFYRAVAATIRDGAPFPVPAQDAVDVMAIIELATRSAEEGRRLPFERRA, translated from the coding sequence ATGACTTCACCGCTGAAAACCGGACTGATGGGCTACGGCTTCGCCGGCCAGACTTTCCACGCGCCGGTCATCGCGCATTGCGGACGCGCGAGCGTAGCGGCGATCGCCACCGGTCAGCCGGACCGCGCGCACGCCGATTTCCCGGATGCGCAAGTGGTCCCCGATCTGGACGCGCTGCTCGCACTCGACGATATCGAATGCATCGTCCTCGCGACGCCGAACGACACGCACTACGATTTCGCGCGTCGCACGCTCGAAGCCGGCAAGCACGTCGTCGTCGACAAACCGGTCACGCTGACGTCCGACGAAGCCCGCTCACTCGCGAGCCTCGCGCAATCGAAGGGTCTGCTGTTCGCGCCGTTCCACAACCGTCGCTGGGACGGCGACTTCCTGACCGTGCGCGATCTGCTCGCGAGCGGCCAGCTCGGCCGTGTCACGCATTTCGAATCGCACTTCGACCGCTTCCGTCCGTACGTGCGGCAACGCTGGCGCGAAGACGCGACGCGCGGCGGCGGTCTGCTGTTCGATCTCGGCCCGCATCTGATCGATCAGACGCTCGCGCTGTTCGGTTCGCCCGCGACGGTTTCCGCGACGGTCGCGACGCGTCGCGACGACGGCGGCGCGCCCGACTTCGTGCATCTGCTGCTCGGCTACGACGGCCTCGACGTCGTGCTGCACGCCAGCGCACTGACCGCGCTTGCGCCGGCGCGCTTCGCGATCCACGGCACGCGCGGCAGCTACGTGAAGCATGGCCTCGACACGCAGGAAGACCAGTTGAAGGCGGGGCTGCGTCCGGGTCAGGCGGGCTTCGGCGGCGGCAACGACGCGGGCCGTCTGCGCGTACTGGAAGGCGATCAGGAAGTAGAGCGCGATCTGCCGACCCGAGACGGCGCGTACGCGGACTTCTATCGCGCGGTCGCCGCGACGATTCGCGACGGCGCGCCGTTCCCGGTCCCGGCACAGGACGCCGTCGACGTGATGGCGATCATCGAACTCGCGACGCGCAGCGCGGAGGAAGGCCGCCGGTTGCCGTTCGAACGGCGCGCGTGA
- a CDS encoding alginate lyase family protein, translating into MAIKVLTMQRPPVAAWVYRWRTTGTPVAALFVGGALMLGMQQTRAAMNFCAAPALQTSERTNADPGVRALVAHVQSHLNDPPHAVPRLHTEGTLPHEGIYDQSVEAEKDLELLRDAALAWRATSDDRYLKFVDRLLYAWVTTYQPSFNPIDETHFESLILAYDMTASALPVKTRNAAMAFLTKLANGYIAQIDAQKRPLSGTFRNNWQSHRVKLIAMAAFTLDNRKMIDAAQRLFVEHIGDNIAPDGSTVDFSERDALHYVTYDLQPLVTAALSARRHNRNWLPERATNGATLASALNWLAPYAAGTKTHEEFVHSSVPFDAKRREAGLPGYSGQWDPKNATELFHLAARLDGRYTPIALQLAPTPPAWLAVCLPLPAR; encoded by the coding sequence ATGGCGATAAAGGTGCTAACGATGCAACGCCCTCCTGTTGCAGCCTGGGTCTACCGGTGGCGCACGACGGGTACGCCGGTTGCTGCGCTGTTCGTCGGTGGAGCGCTGATGCTGGGCATGCAGCAGACGCGCGCCGCGATGAATTTCTGCGCGGCCCCCGCGCTGCAGACCAGCGAACGCACGAACGCCGATCCCGGCGTCAGGGCGCTCGTCGCTCACGTGCAATCGCATCTGAACGATCCGCCGCACGCGGTGCCTCGACTGCATACCGAGGGCACGCTGCCGCACGAAGGGATTTACGACCAGAGCGTCGAAGCGGAAAAAGATCTGGAACTGCTGCGCGACGCCGCGCTTGCGTGGCGCGCGACGAGCGACGACCGCTATCTGAAGTTCGTCGACCGGTTGCTGTACGCGTGGGTCACGACCTATCAGCCGAGCTTCAATCCGATCGACGAAACGCATTTCGAGAGCCTGATCCTCGCGTACGACATGACCGCGAGCGCGCTGCCGGTGAAGACGCGTAACGCAGCGATGGCGTTCCTGACGAAGCTCGCGAACGGCTACATCGCGCAGATCGATGCGCAGAAGCGGCCGCTCAGCGGCACGTTCCGCAACAACTGGCAGAGCCATCGCGTGAAGCTGATCGCGATGGCCGCATTCACGCTCGACAACCGCAAGATGATCGACGCGGCGCAGCGTCTGTTCGTCGAACATATCGGCGACAACATCGCGCCCGATGGCTCGACGGTCGATTTCTCCGAACGCGACGCGCTGCACTACGTCACGTACGACCTGCAGCCGCTCGTCACCGCCGCGCTGTCGGCGCGCCGCCACAACCGCAACTGGTTGCCCGAGCGCGCGACGAACGGCGCAACGCTCGCGAGCGCGCTGAACTGGCTTGCGCCGTACGCGGCCGGCACGAAGACGCACGAAGAGTTCGTGCATTCGAGCGTGCCGTTCGATGCGAAGCGCCGCGAAGCCGGCTTGCCTGGGTATTCGGGTCAGTGGGATCCGAAGAACGCAACTGAACTGTTTCACCTCGCCGCGCGGCTCGATGGGCGCTATACGCCGATCGCGCTGCAGCTCGCGCCGACGCCGCCCGCGTGGCTCGCCGTGTGCCTGCCGCTGCCGGCGCGCTAA
- the gcvH gene encoding glycine cleavage system protein GcvH, with amino-acid sequence MSNVPSDLKYTDEHEWIRTEADGTLTVGITDHAQSTLGDLVFIEMPQVGKQVKAGDPIGVVESVKAASDIFSPVSGDVIATNDDAVDTPEDVNSEPYDTWLFKIKLAPGANTDNLLDAAAYEKLIA; translated from the coding sequence ATGAGCAACGTTCCGAGCGATCTGAAATACACCGACGAACACGAGTGGATCCGCACTGAAGCAGACGGCACGCTGACGGTCGGCATCACCGACCATGCACAAAGCACGCTTGGCGATCTCGTTTTCATCGAAATGCCGCAAGTCGGCAAGCAGGTGAAGGCAGGAGACCCGATCGGCGTCGTCGAATCGGTGAAAGCCGCGTCGGACATCTTCTCGCCGGTCTCCGGCGACGTCATCGCAACCAACGACGACGCCGTCGACACGCCCGAAGACGTCAACAGCGAGCCGTACGACACGTGGCTCTTCAAGATCAAGCTCGCTCCCGGCGCCAACACCGACAACCTGCTCGACGCAGCCGCATACGAGAAGTTGATCGCCTGA